GCGCCATAGGAAGCACACAGACTTATGCGAAATTCAACTCTCGTCTATAGTTGTGGCAGTCAAGCACTCTCACTGGGGATGATTCAGAACAACTTAACGGGAGAAGAGCATCCAATTAGCCCACACAAGCACCCACACTCTGGCAAGAAATTTATTCCAACAGCTCCATCAACCAAAGCAAAGCTGTTAGAGGAGGCAACCGGACGAAAGGGTCCCTGTAGAATTTATGAAGACGTATCGGAGGCAGTGGGAAGAATGCTTGATTGCGAACTGTCTTGCCTCGCAACAGCAAGTGCAAAACGCACGTCAACGGGTCGCAAGCAAAGCTCAAGAGGATGAGGTTGCCACTTTGCTTGAACTCGCAAGGGAGGATAAAACACTTCATAACTTGCAATGGACACAATCCCTTAGGGTTGTCTTTTATCTTGAGGATCAGATTGATGACATTCTGAGAGACTATTGCTCTCTCGAATCTAAGAGCATTTTATCGATAGATACCACTTTTAATGTCGGTAATTTCTATCTCACTTCAACAATTTGCCAAAGAAGgtatcaaataaaaaaaaccggAGAGCCTGCCATCCTGCCTGGTCCAGCAATGTTGCACACTTCAAAGACTGATAACGACTGCCTATATTTCACTCACACCCTGCTAGAATGCAGTTACGAGCTAGAACGTGTCATATTCGTTGGTAGAGACAGGGATAAGGCACAGGCAAGTTTCCTGGAGCCCCTAAAAGGATGTGCCTTCCTACCCTGTAAGAAGCATGTGGaagatgatatcacaaagaAAATAGGCGACCTGGGCTTGAGTGCTGTTCGAAAGGAAATTTTTGATGATATATTTGGGAGTGACAGCAAACTAGAGAAAGGGATCATCCACAGTAAAAGTGGCGAGGAGTTCCTAGCGAAAGTAGAAAGCGTCTCAGCCAAATGCGACAAGCTAGAGGAAGACATCATGCACCAAGAAAGACACTGTGACATGAAAATAGATGGAATTGTGCCGTTTCCCAACAGCGAAGACAAGCGTCTCGTAATATCGCTGAGCAGACCAATTTTACATACCGTTGAGGTCAAGGCCAAAAACTTAACTTGCTCAGAATGTCCAAGATACAACGAGAGAGGAATCTGTGCACATACACTAGCTGTGGCCCATCAACTTGGAAAATTGCAAGAGTACACAAAATCCTATCAGGTGCCTCTCGCTAATATGTCAGCCCCGACCATTCCCAACGGTGCCGgtaagaaagaaaacgaaaaaaagagtCAGTCGCAAGAGAAAGTCCAACAGCTCGCGAGTCAGCGTTGCAAACTATGGAAATATAGTAGAAGCTGAAACCTTCAATGAAGAACCAGAGGATTTATCTttttatgaataaataaataaataaattggtTTATTGCTACCTTTTCCAGTAAGAACTGAATTACAGGTAGGGTCAGAAATAACGAGAATCTAAGGTaataaataatacaaaataaGTATGTAAGGCGCATAGGAATCTAAATAGGTGGCATATTTGCACGTTACAAACTGTGCAAAACGGTCGGTGTTGGTTCGTTTGGTTACAATGCTGGCATTCCTTTTAAGATTGTATGGGGATTCCCTAGGCTGGAACCTACTTGAAATAAGCGCATACAAAGGGTTGCCAGGAGCAATTTCTGAGATAAACCTTATGCATGCACTTTCCCTGTGCTCTTGTAAGGAAGGCAGACCAGTCAGATGCAATGCCTGACTATATGACATAGAAGGCACTATAATGCCTAACGCACTTTTCTGAATATTCTCTAAAGCATTGGACAAATACTGAGGTAAGTTGGCAAATAGAATACACGCATACTCGAGAATAGAACGAATGAGCGAGCAGTAGACAGCTAAGAGATCTTGCATTGGCAAGCCACAATTCTGAAGCACTCTGAGAGCATACAGTCGCCTGTTGGCCCTCTTGATAATCGAGTCGCAATGGGAAGCCCAAGAAAGCTCCTCCGATATATAGACCCCAAGAAGCTTGAAGCAGGATACACGCTCGATAAAGGCACCACCGACTGCGATGGGCTGCCAGCTGCAATTGTTCTATCTAACAAAGCCAACAGACAGCTCTTTGCACTTCGATGGATTAAGGCACATGTTGTTAGAGATTGCGTATGACTCAATTTCGTTAACAATGAAATTTAACATAGAAGGGAGCTTCTTGGGACCACCTCTAGGACAGTTAAGTCATCGACATATTTTGGTCTCGGAATCCACGATGAGACAAGGTCATTGACCATTATTGCAAATAAGAGGGGAGCAAGCTTAGTACCCTGAGGGATAGCGCCGTTTAAGACCCTAGCTGTTGAGGTGGCGTCCATGAGACTGATAAACTGTGTCCTACGTTCTAACAAGGCAGCAAGCCATCTTAGCAAAGCATTATGTACGTCGAACCCAGAGAGTTTATCCAACAGATGTTATGATCTATTAAATCAAAAGCCTTTCGGAAATCAGCAAAAAACAATCGGGCAGGGCAACTGCCGCGGTCTAGATTTTCTAGAACAAATATCGCAGATGACCGGCGCCAACTCGAAGGAGAATGACTTAAGCAGAACGTTCGGAATACCGTCCGGGCAAGGAGACTTCCTGACTTTAATTGAGTTAAGTGCTCCTTGCACCTCTCGAACAGTCGAGATCAGTTCCTCCGGGATGACGTCAACGCTTATATGACACGCGTCGGCAGAAGTTAGTGGCGAGAGGGGGGACGTGAGACCAACGAAAAAGTCGTTAATTTTTTCACACAAGGTACCCAAGGGGTCAGCGGTGTTAGGGTCCAGAAGTTGATTATACCACATGTCATCCTTCGCAGAGACGCCAGAGATATTTTTCACCTCTTTCCACCACCTGCTAACATTAGTGCGCTTCAGCGATTTAACTTTCCTTTCATAGAACTGACGTTTACAGGTCTTTATCGACGCCTGCATCTTGTTACGCCACATGTGGAAAGATGAAGAATCTTTGCCGAACTGTGCGAGGGCTTTCTGTCTCTTTGCAATAAATGCTTTGATTTTAGGTGTCAACCAGGGTTTGTCAGTACTGTGCATACGTGATACTTTGGTGGACAAGAATCTAGCAATTGCGGTAGACAGAGTCTGAATGAAAAAATCAAACTTTTCTTTACACGAATCCAGCGCAAAGAGTGCATCCCAAGAAAAGGTCGTAATCCAACTCCCAAAACCTCTAATACAGCTTGCCCTCATGTCACGCCTCGTGATTGTCTGCTTAGTCGTTTTTCCGCGATGACTCTGTTTGATTAGAACGCAGTAGTGGTCACTAGAACCAAGTTTAGGGAGCTGGCTAGGGGCACGGAGGGCCTTTGGTTTGTTGGTCAGACACCAGTCCAAAATTCCTGAATCCCGGGTCaaaacttttaataatttgtgTCATTTGTGCGTGAGTATTTGAAGGGGGTCGATGGTACTAGTCGATGTTGGGTTGAAATCTTCATTGTCGCCACTAAAGCGACCACATGCTATGGGTGCAagtagctgagaaatagcaaATACTTATCGGATTTTAGTGAAAATCATAGTCTTATTTGACGCGAAATTTATTGTAGTTggtattaaaacaaaaactagcaaaagGCAATGCGTGTATGAAATACTCCTTCTTAGCTACCTCTTCTAAAGCCGTTGACTTATTCGAGCGTCATGGTGAAACGAAAATCAGGATTAGCAAAACACCAGAGCCTGTCTACTATCATCCTCTGCGTTCATGTGCGCCCTCAGCGTCAAGTATGAACATCAAATTGGAGGAGTCAGTTGTGACAAGATTGTCGGATTCGAATAAGCAGCTTTTGTGGCGTGAGTTCCGTGTTCGATTCAAGTAAAGGAAAGCCGAATTTTCTGTTGCGTTTCTAAGGCAAAATCTACACACTTTGTTTTTGGATGGCTATTTTAGGACGTTTTTTTACTGAGAACGTTTTATTCAGATATTTGAGatgttttaacatttcttacattctttttttttcacgtaaATCATGAAGGAATCATGAACATTGATCGAACAAACACTGTGTTCGAAGTTTTATTACATTACAGATAGTATGCGTTAGACGTTTTGCGGGTATTGCGATGAAGAAGTTTTGATCCTTTGGACACGTTTTGTAAATGAAGAAGGAGTCATGAACAACATTCATTATTTGGTTTTTTGGTACTGTATTGTGTGCGTTTTGTTACAAAAATGCGATGTACTTTATGACGTTTCTAATAAATATGATATAATCCCTTACTCGCTACCCGTCACCGGGCCGCTACACGCTAGCCTCGCCCCGCTACCCACTACCCGCCACCCGTGTAAAAGTGCTGCTGGTGAAAAATTTCCATTAAATTTACTCTACATACACGTAAAGATTGTAggcaaaaaaagtaatttcttAGAAATTGATTTTATGATAAAGACTAACGATAAAAATCCACGAAGCAAATGAGCGCCCAGAGGCAGCACACGCGTATGATGCTCCTGAATAATTTCATATTTCTGCCTTAAAATAAGCCTATTTTATACCATGAAGATCCTTATTTCATTGATAATACATCTTATACATCTAATATGGCAGTTATGTATTCGTGATCTCTACTAATGTCCATTTTAGAGTCGACTCCTAGAGCACCGCTAAACTCAAGACTTTGGAAGGATTTGTGTCATCTTGGGATATCTAAACAGAAGCCTACAAGACGTGGTTGCAGATCTGGCCAGAGGATAGCTTACAAACATTATTCAAGTAATCCACTTGATTCAAATGACAGAATTGCttcaaatgatgaaattcaAGGAAATCAATATCAAGAGAACCATGATGCTGAAAATCTATTTGATTCATCAAGTGAATCgtcaaatattcaaatttcctCTTCTGTTGGCAGGAATGCACACACTTTTGTTCCTACAGCTCGCCTGGCTATTGTTTCTACGACTCGCTTGGCTGGTACTTCACATAACTGGACATCGCTGGTCAATCGTGCGCATCGTTCATACAAAGATAGTTCTCTACTCAAAACCATCAAAATCTAATTTCAATCAGGCatgaacaaaaaggaaaatctttAAAAGAATCTTTGTACCTTGGATGTGTGAATGCAAGATCTTTAAGAAACAAGATCGAAGTCTTTGCCGATCATGTAATTGGTAGTGAAATCGATATTTGTGTCAATTTCACAAATACTTGGCTACAAAAAAGAGATGATGTCATTCTCTCTGCCCTTACTCCACCTGGATATTCCTTTAAAAACATCTCTAGAATGGTCGAGCGTACTGGAAGTGGTACTGGAATAATGTTGAGGGATACGTTCAAGCTAACGCTtgttgaaggaaaagaaagactTTCGTTTGAGTCATCTAAATGGAATGTGTCTGGCAATGGTAAAACTACAaagtttgttattatttacaGACCTCCTTACTCTGAAGCACATCCAGTTCCAACAAGTGTTTTCTTCGATGAATTCGCAGTATATCTGGAGGGTGTGGTTATGTGTCCCGAGGTGCTAGTCATTGCCGGCGATTTTAATCTGCGCATCGATGACCCGGAAAATGCTGATACTAGAAGATTTTTCGAACTTCTTGAAACCTTTGGACTTGTACAACATGTTAATTTCTCTACACATATATCAGGACACTGGCTTAATCTTATTATATCCCGTTCGTCTAATGATATAATAGTTATGGCTCCTAAACCGTCACTATATCTGACCACTGCTTTATTGAGTGTACTCTTGCCATTCCATCCGCTGCAGTTGAGGTGAAACAAGTGTCTTTTCGTCGATGGAAAAAGGTTGATCTTACAACATTGCACAAGGACATTGCAGCTCTTAATGATCTGCCTGTACCTGATCTGGTAGAAAATTACGATCTTCTTATGCAAGCTGTTACAGATAAGCATGCACCCATCCAGAACAAGCTAGTGATAATACGACCCAGAGTACCATGGTACAGTGATGATCTCCGAAGAATGAAGAACCAACGTAGAAGACTAGAAAGAAAGATGAGAAAGACCAAACTACCTTGTGATGTTTCTTCGTACTGGAAAATTCGTGATGAATACTGTTTGCTGCTTAAAGATGCCAAAACAAAGTACTATACTGAGCTGATCCTGGACTGTGAGGGTGATTCAAAGGAGCTCTTCCGTG
This sequence is a window from Acropora palmata chromosome 9, jaAcrPala1.3, whole genome shotgun sequence. Protein-coding genes within it:
- the LOC141893230 gene encoding uncharacterized protein LOC141893230, whose amino-acid sequence is MKTYRRQWEECLIANCLASQQQVQNARQRVASKAQEDEVATLLELAREDKTLHNLQWTQSLRVVFYLEDQIDDILRDYCSLESKSILSIDTTFNVGNFYLTSTICQRRYQIKKTGEPAILPGPAMLHTSKTDNDCLYFTHTLLECSYELERVIFVGRDRDKAQASFLEPLKGCAFLPCKKHVEDDITKKIGDLGLSAVRKEIFDDIFGSDSKLEKGIIHSKSGEEFLAKVESVSAKCDKLEEDIMHQERHCDMKIDGIVPFPNSEDKRLVISLSRPILHTVEVKAKNLTCSECPRYNERGICAHTLAVAHQLGKLQEYTKSYQVPLANMSAPTIPNGAGKKENEKKSQSQEKVQQLASQRCKLWKYSRS